The proteins below come from a single Thermopolyspora flexuosa genomic window:
- a CDS encoding GTPase domain-containing protein, translating into MAGTSGLLDALRELRRRLDGELFPLSVGDVAADRRACRELAGQLDDYLLPRLEAIDAPLLAVVGGSTGAGKSTLVNSLVGADVTVPGVLRPTTLGPTLVTGPADEEWFLGRNVLPGLPRVTGHGRGEPGTLRVVTAETLPAGLALADAPDIDSVVTANRELAAQLLAAADLWLFVTSAARYADEVPWGFLRDARERSTALAVVLNRVPGDAIDPVRGDLARLLAANGLGDVPLFTVPEVDPLEHGRLPADLVRPVADWLGEICADARSRAAIVRRTLGGALDSLTVRVPALAEAVERQRRGIRELREAVERAYDAGMAAFDDGMSDGSLLRGEVLARWQDFVGTGELMRSLEARVGRIRDRIVALLTARPAPDTRLRVALGSGLEALIRATADRAAERSLEAWSATPAGRDLLARAGVVAAGRLGRASAVLPDRAAAAVRDWQGYVLDLVRAEGADRRTTARLASLGVNGTALLLMLAAFASTGGLTGIEVGIAGGASVLSQKLLEAIFGDQAVRTLAERARQDLRRRVRGVLDEEMTRFTALLDGLLEAPGPAEDTARALRECARAVRERRHTLDLAATPGGPRDEDGAAMHSGPHGRRGGT; encoded by the coding sequence ATGGCCGGGACGAGCGGGCTGCTGGACGCCCTGCGGGAGCTGCGGCGACGGCTCGACGGCGAGCTGTTCCCGCTCTCGGTGGGGGACGTGGCGGCCGACCGCCGGGCGTGCCGGGAGCTGGCCGGGCAGCTCGACGACTACCTGCTGCCGAGGCTGGAGGCGATCGACGCGCCGCTGCTCGCCGTGGTCGGCGGGTCGACCGGCGCGGGCAAATCCACGTTGGTCAACTCGCTGGTCGGCGCGGACGTGACCGTGCCCGGCGTGCTGCGGCCGACCACACTCGGGCCCACGCTGGTGACCGGACCGGCCGACGAGGAGTGGTTCCTCGGCCGGAACGTGCTGCCCGGGCTGCCCCGGGTCACCGGGCACGGCCGGGGCGAGCCGGGGACGCTGCGCGTGGTGACCGCCGAGACGCTGCCCGCCGGGCTCGCGCTCGCCGACGCCCCCGACATCGACTCGGTGGTGACCGCGAACCGCGAGCTCGCCGCGCAGCTGCTCGCCGCCGCCGACCTGTGGCTGTTCGTCACCAGCGCCGCCCGGTACGCCGACGAGGTGCCGTGGGGGTTCCTGCGCGACGCCCGGGAACGCAGCACCGCCCTCGCCGTCGTGCTCAACCGCGTGCCCGGCGACGCGATCGACCCGGTCCGCGGCGACCTCGCCCGGCTGCTCGCGGCGAACGGCCTCGGCGACGTGCCGCTGTTCACCGTGCCCGAGGTCGATCCGCTCGAGCACGGGCGGCTGCCCGCCGACCTGGTACGGCCGGTCGCGGACTGGCTCGGCGAGATCTGCGCCGACGCGCGCAGCCGGGCCGCGATCGTGCGGCGCACGCTCGGCGGCGCGCTCGACAGCCTCACGGTACGGGTGCCCGCGCTCGCCGAGGCGGTGGAGCGGCAGCGGCGCGGCATCCGCGAGCTGCGCGAGGCCGTGGAGCGCGCGTACGACGCGGGCATGGCCGCGTTCGACGACGGGATGAGCGACGGGTCGCTGCTGCGCGGCGAGGTGCTCGCCCGCTGGCAGGACTTCGTCGGCACCGGCGAGCTCATGCGGTCCCTGGAGGCCCGGGTCGGCCGGATCCGGGACCGGATCGTCGCGCTGCTCACCGCCCGGCCCGCGCCGGACACCCGGCTGCGGGTGGCGCTCGGCAGCGGGCTGGAGGCGCTGATCCGGGCCACCGCCGACCGGGCCGCGGAGCGCTCGCTGGAGGCGTGGTCGGCCACCCCCGCCGGGCGCGACCTGCTCGCCCGCGCCGGCGTGGTGGCCGCCGGGCGGCTGGGCCGGGCCTCGGCCGTGCTGCCGGACCGGGCCGCCGCGGCGGTGCGGGACTGGCAGGGGTACGTGCTCGACCTGGTCCGCGCCGAGGGCGCCGACCGGCGCACCACCGCCCGCCTCGCCTCGCTCGGCGTGAACGGCACCGCGCTGCTGCTCATGCTCGCCGCGTTCGCCTCGACCGGCGGGCTCACCGGGATCGAGGTCGGCATCGCGGGCGGCGCGAGCGTGCTCAGCCAGAAGCTGCTGGAGGCGATCTTCGGCGACCAGGCGGTGCGCACCCTCGCCGAGCGGGCCCGCCAGGACCTGCGGCGGCGGGTCCGCGGCGTGCTCGACGAGGAGATGACCCGGTTCACCGCCCTGCTCGACGGGCTGCTCGAGGCCCCGGGCCCGGCCGAGGACACCGCGCGGGCGCTGCGCGAGTGCGCGCGGGCCGTACGCGAGCGGCGGCACACGCTCGACCTCGCCGCGACGCCCGGCGGGCCGCGCGACGAGGACGGCGCCGCCATGCACAGCGGGCCGCACGGGCGGCGAGGCGGGACATGA
- a CDS encoding xylan 1,4-beta-xylosidase, translated as MTSFPGEVRHGARRPLWRAALAAALLAVSLASCSSEPPRPSGEPSATPSAAPGTEPPPAEPPPVAKDWPRWGFTHTQYSVDNETMTAAEGVTRAFRRAPMLQNQHIMGFGASNPEPSPGRYDWRSLDSRLQVIDRSGGLPVITLCCAPDWMKGGRPGETDWNRLTEAPLPEHYDDFANLAAEVAKRYPHVRHYLVWNEFKGFYRHGRPDAEAYTALYNKVYAALKEVDPDIQVGGPYLPINSHTDGPDRRLRGPWGVVDGATLDALEYWLEHKAGADFIVVDGASVTEEHDLLPDEFGALAKFDAVTRWLREKSGNLPVWWAEWYVEPEEERWDERHRLAVQTVAMMEFARSGAATALYWSPQRQGGACPGCLWRPRTATPLPAYELLGNFVRWFPAGVELEPVTSSNPAVRVLAQRHRMVMVNTTGEAVVADVDGKTHRFGPYEIIWSERTT; from the coding sequence TTGACATCCTTTCCGGGAGAGGTACGGCACGGCGCGCGGCGGCCGCTGTGGCGGGCCGCCCTGGCCGCGGCCCTGCTCGCCGTGAGCCTTGCTTCCTGCTCTTCGGAACCCCCGCGACCCTCCGGCGAGCCGTCCGCCACGCCGAGCGCCGCGCCGGGCACCGAGCCGCCACCGGCCGAGCCGCCGCCGGTCGCCAAGGACTGGCCGCGCTGGGGCTTCACGCACACCCAGTACAGCGTGGACAACGAGACCATGACCGCGGCCGAGGGGGTGACCCGGGCCTTCCGGCGGGCGCCGATGCTGCAGAACCAGCACATCATGGGCTTCGGGGCGAGCAACCCCGAGCCGTCGCCCGGCCGGTACGACTGGCGCAGCCTCGACTCGCGCCTCCAGGTCATCGACCGCTCCGGCGGGCTGCCGGTGATCACCCTGTGCTGCGCCCCGGACTGGATGAAGGGCGGCCGGCCCGGCGAGACCGACTGGAACCGGCTCACCGAGGCGCCGCTGCCCGAGCACTACGACGACTTCGCCAACCTCGCCGCCGAGGTGGCGAAGCGCTACCCGCACGTCCGCCACTACCTGGTGTGGAACGAGTTCAAGGGGTTCTACCGGCACGGGCGGCCGGACGCCGAGGCGTACACCGCGCTGTACAACAAGGTGTACGCCGCGCTGAAGGAGGTGGACCCGGACATCCAGGTCGGCGGGCCGTACCTGCCGATCAACAGCCACACCGACGGCCCCGACCGGCGGCTGCGCGGGCCGTGGGGCGTGGTGGACGGCGCCACGCTCGACGCGCTCGAGTACTGGCTGGAGCACAAGGCGGGGGCCGACTTCATCGTGGTGGACGGCGCCTCGGTGACCGAGGAGCACGACCTGCTCCCCGACGAGTTCGGGGCGCTCGCCAAGTTCGACGCGGTCACCCGGTGGCTGCGGGAGAAGAGCGGCAACCTGCCGGTGTGGTGGGCCGAGTGGTACGTCGAGCCGGAGGAGGAGCGGTGGGACGAGCGGCACCGGCTCGCCGTGCAGACGGTGGCGATGATGGAGTTCGCCCGCAGCGGCGCGGCCACCGCACTCTACTGGAGCCCGCAGCGGCAGGGCGGCGCCTGCCCCGGCTGCCTGTGGCGGCCGCGCACCGCGACCCCGCTGCCCGCGTACGAGCTGCTCGGCAACTTCGTGCGGTGGTTCCCGGCGGGGGTCGAGCTGGAGCCGGTGACGTCGTCGAACCCGGCGGTCCGGGTGCTCGCCCAGCGGCACCGCATGGTCATGGTGAACACCACCGGCGAGGCCGTGGTCGCCGACGTGGACGGCAAGACCCACCGCTTCGGGCCGTACGAGATCATCTGGAGCGAGCGCACCACCTGA
- a CDS encoding alpha-ketoacid dehydrogenase subunit beta, with product MGRVITYRQALRDTLRAELQRDENVLLMGEEIGVFEGSYKITAGLLEEFGPRRVRDTPISEEGFTGAAVGAAMLGLRPIVEIMTINFSLLAIDQIVNHAAKMRGMFGGQVSVPMVIRTPGGGGQQLAATHSQNLEVFYAHVPGLKVVAPATPADAKGLLASAVRDDDPVLFLENLALYNTKGEVPDGDHTVPIGTAAVPRQGEDLTIIAYSRATVVALDVARRLAEQGISAEVVDVRSLRPLDRATICASVRKTGRAVVLEDDWLSYGVGAEIAATVQEGAFDYLDAPVRRVASAEVPLPYAKPLELAAMPDATALTRVVHEILDATRFTPSPTGRR from the coding sequence GTGGGGCGGGTCATCACCTACCGGCAGGCGCTGCGCGACACGCTCCGCGCCGAGCTGCAGCGGGACGAGAACGTGCTGCTCATGGGCGAGGAGATCGGCGTCTTCGAGGGCTCCTACAAGATCACCGCGGGGCTGCTGGAGGAGTTCGGGCCGCGCCGGGTGCGGGACACCCCGATCAGCGAGGAGGGGTTCACCGGCGCCGCGGTCGGCGCGGCGATGCTCGGGCTGCGGCCGATCGTCGAGATCATGACGATCAACTTCAGCCTGCTCGCGATCGACCAGATCGTGAACCACGCGGCGAAGATGCGCGGCATGTTCGGCGGCCAGGTGTCGGTGCCGATGGTGATCCGCACCCCGGGCGGGGGCGGGCAGCAGCTCGCCGCCACCCACTCGCAGAACCTGGAGGTGTTCTACGCGCACGTGCCCGGGCTGAAGGTGGTCGCCCCGGCCACCCCGGCCGACGCCAAGGGCCTGCTCGCCAGCGCGGTGCGGGACGACGACCCGGTGCTGTTCCTGGAGAACCTCGCCCTCTACAACACCAAGGGCGAGGTGCCGGACGGCGACCACACCGTGCCGATCGGCACCGCGGCCGTGCCCCGCCAGGGCGAGGACCTGACGATCATCGCCTACTCGCGGGCCACCGTGGTCGCGCTCGACGTCGCCCGCCGCCTCGCCGAGCAGGGCATCTCGGCCGAGGTGGTGGACGTCCGCAGCCTGCGCCCGCTCGACCGGGCCACGATCTGCGCGTCGGTGCGCAAGACCGGGCGCGCGGTCGTGCTCGAGGACGACTGGCTCAGCTACGGCGTGGGTGCGGAGATCGCCGCCACCGTGCAGGAGGGCGCGTTCGACTACCTCGACGCCCCGGTACGGCGGGTGGCGAGCGCCGAGGTGCCGCTGCCGTACGCCAAGCCGCTGGAGCTCGCCGCGATGCCGGACGCCACGGCCCTCACCCGGGTGGTGCACGAGATCCTCGACGCCACCCGCTTCACGCCCTCCCCCACCGGCCGACGCTGA
- a CDS encoding dihydrolipoamide acetyltransferase family protein has product MPEIIMPRLSDTMEEGTLSRWFKREGDMVRRGDVIAEIETDKASMELEAYDEGRLTRILVQEGDTVPIGTPVAVIGDGEPEPPAGEAPPAEAEPEERAEPAAEAGAPAAAPPPEREGEAAPRGHAVPPQAPPGRGPGGRVPTSPLARRIAREHGIDITTVKGSGPGGRIVRADVEAAIARRDREKAAPPPAAPTERPAEPAAAPAGRGPIVHETEAPSLPEDADEVPLNRMRRLTAQRLTRSVQEAPHFYLTSVVDAEPLLAYRAELNAALADRGPKISVTDLILKACAVMLREHRALNASWAETRILRHHRVNLGLAVALDDGLIVPVIHDADRKTLTEIANEAHDLAQRARTGRLTLDELAGGTFTVSNLGPFGIDHFTAVINPPQAAILAVGAAKPQPVVRDGEVRPGVTMALTLSIDHRVLDGATGAAFLADLKTLLEQPVRIVV; this is encoded by the coding sequence ATGCCAGAGATCATCATGCCCCGCCTCTCCGACACGATGGAGGAGGGCACGCTCAGCCGCTGGTTCAAGCGGGAGGGCGACATGGTGCGCCGGGGCGACGTGATCGCGGAGATCGAGACCGACAAGGCCTCGATGGAGCTGGAGGCCTACGACGAGGGACGGCTCACCCGCATCCTCGTCCAGGAGGGCGACACGGTCCCGATCGGCACCCCGGTCGCCGTGATCGGCGACGGCGAGCCCGAGCCCCCGGCCGGCGAGGCGCCGCCCGCCGAGGCCGAGCCAGAAGAGCGGGCCGAGCCCGCGGCCGAGGCCGGCGCGCCCGCCGCCGCGCCGCCGCCGGAGCGGGAGGGCGAGGCCGCGCCGCGCGGGCACGCCGTACCGCCGCAGGCGCCGCCCGGGCGCGGGCCGGGCGGCCGGGTGCCCACGTCGCCGCTCGCCCGCCGGATCGCGCGGGAGCACGGCATCGACATCACCACGGTCAAGGGGAGCGGCCCGGGCGGGCGCATCGTGCGCGCCGACGTCGAGGCCGCGATCGCCCGCCGGGACCGGGAGAAGGCCGCCCCTCCCCCGGCAGCGCCCACGGAACGGCCTGCCGAGCCGGCCGCCGCGCCCGCCGGGCGGGGGCCGATCGTGCACGAGACCGAGGCGCCGAGCCTGCCGGAGGACGCCGACGAGGTCCCGCTCAACCGGATGCGGCGGCTCACCGCCCAGCGCCTCACCCGGAGCGTGCAGGAGGCCCCGCACTTCTACCTCACCTCGGTCGTGGACGCCGAGCCGCTGCTCGCCTACCGGGCCGAGCTCAACGCCGCGCTCGCCGACCGCGGACCCAAGATCAGCGTCACCGACCTGATCCTCAAGGCGTGCGCGGTGATGCTGCGCGAGCACCGGGCGCTCAACGCCTCATGGGCGGAGACGCGCATCCTGCGGCACCACCGGGTGAACCTCGGCCTCGCCGTCGCCCTCGACGACGGCCTGATCGTCCCCGTCATCCACGACGCGGACCGCAAGACGCTCACCGAGATCGCGAACGAGGCCCACGACCTCGCCCAGCGGGCGCGTACCGGCAGGCTCACCCTCGACGAGCTCGCGGGCGGCACCTTCACGGTGAGCAACCTCGGCCCGTTCGGCATCGACCACTTCACCGCCGTGATCAACCCGCCGCAGGCGGCGATCCTCGCCGTGGGCGCGGCCAAGCCGCAGCCCGTGGTACGCGACGGCGAGGTACGGCCGGGCGTCACGATGGCGCTCACGCTCTCCATCGACCACCGCGTACTCGACGGCGCGACCGGCGCCGCCTTCCTCGCCGACCTCAAGACGCTGCTGGAACAGCCGGTCCGCATCGTCGTGTGA
- a CDS encoding glucosyl-3-phosphoglycerate synthase: protein MADVPVSSHGGGIAAAQRWLRRRTSRAADWRPERLVAAKGDTRVSVILPARNEEPTVGPIVATIRRELVERLPLVDEVLVVDSHSTDRTGAVAAEAGARVVHQDAVFPELPPLPGKGDAMWKGLAATRGDIVVFVDADLRDFGPHFVTGLLGPLLTDPTVSFVKGAYERPLCLDGRVEKGAGGRVTELVARPLINMFWPELAGFVQPLAGEYAGRREVLELVPFVAHYGVELGLLVDLLELVGLDAMAQVDLGYRVHKHQPVPMLGRMAAQIMHTAWSRLERQRRLVATAPPSPALLQFLVEDGAAPVRVCDVRLRERPCLASLRVAARRARGRRAPTADRIGH, encoded by the coding sequence ATGGCAGATGTGCCGGTCAGCAGCCACGGCGGGGGGATCGCCGCGGCGCAGCGGTGGCTGCGGCGGCGGACCAGCAGGGCCGCGGACTGGCGGCCCGAGCGGCTCGTCGCGGCGAAGGGCGATACCCGGGTGAGCGTGATCCTGCCCGCCCGCAACGAGGAGCCGACCGTCGGCCCGATCGTCGCCACCATCCGCCGGGAGCTGGTGGAGCGCCTGCCGCTCGTGGACGAGGTGCTGGTGGTCGACTCCCACTCCACCGACCGGACCGGGGCGGTGGCGGCCGAGGCGGGGGCGCGCGTGGTTCACCAGGACGCCGTGTTCCCGGAGCTGCCGCCGCTGCCCGGCAAGGGCGACGCGATGTGGAAGGGGCTGGCGGCGACGCGCGGCGACATCGTCGTGTTCGTCGACGCCGACCTGCGCGACTTCGGCCCGCACTTCGTCACCGGGCTGCTCGGGCCGCTGCTCACCGACCCGACGGTGAGCTTCGTCAAGGGGGCGTACGAGCGTCCGCTGTGCCTCGACGGCCGGGTCGAGAAGGGGGCGGGTGGCCGCGTCACCGAGCTGGTGGCCCGGCCGCTCATCAACATGTTCTGGCCGGAGCTCGCCGGTTTCGTACAGCCGCTCGCGGGCGAGTACGCGGGCCGCCGTGAGGTGCTCGAGCTCGTGCCGTTCGTCGCCCACTACGGCGTGGAGCTCGGCCTCCTCGTCGACCTGCTGGAGCTCGTCGGCCTCGACGCGATGGCCCAGGTCGACCTGGGGTACCGGGTGCACAAGCACCAGCCGGTGCCGATGCTCGGCCGGATGGCCGCGCAGATCATGCACACCGCGTGGTCGCGGCTGGAGCGGCAGCGCCGCCTCGTGGCGACCGCGCCGCCCAGCCCCGCCCTGCTCCAGTTCCTCGTCGAGGACGGCGCCGCGCCGGTCCGCGTGTGCGACGTACGGCTGCGGGAGCGGCCCTGCCTCGCCTCGCTGCGCGTGGCCGCCCGGCGTGCCCGGGGCCGCCGCGCGCCGACGGCGGACCGCATCGGCCACTGA
- a CDS encoding GTPase, whose translation MTLVRRRSAVSLDERLDALAAAAELADGRLDPAVVAAAREVTARAGVRRGLSVGHTVVALAGATGSGKSSLFNALVGAPVAKVGVTRPTTAAAQAAVWDPEGAGPLLDWLQVPRRHVVDPSAHPAEREPGGLILLDLPDHDSIEASHRLEVNRLVGLVDLLVWVLDPQKYADAAVHERYLRPLARHGDVTVVVLNQIDRLPPHAVDACLADLRRLLAEDGLERVRLVAASAVTGAGLPDLRWMLAASVSRRRAWADRLAADAALAAAALDRAAGPPPERGPAQWWQLAAATGGRADGRGGERTARPDAVAGCAPPLTAALAEAAGVPLVVEAVAKAHRHRAVAATGWPVTRGLRRLRPDPLRRLRLATGASGRSADRTSLPPASAVQRSRVETAIRDVAERAAEGLPAPWAAAVRRAATSRLAELPDALDHAVATGWGEARPPRWWRIVGAWQWLLLAVAAAGLLWLLGLFALDWLRLPAPPTPTLGELPWPTVLFLGGVLAGLLTALAARLTAWAGGRRRARRTARLLHAAMRRVGRDLVLAPVAAELERHRRFARHVAVAKSA comes from the coding sequence ATGACGCTGGTACGGCGCCGCAGCGCGGTCTCCCTCGACGAGCGGCTGGACGCGCTCGCCGCGGCGGCCGAGCTCGCCGACGGGCGGCTCGACCCGGCGGTGGTGGCGGCCGCCCGCGAGGTGACCGCCCGGGCCGGGGTACGGCGCGGCCTGTCGGTCGGCCACACCGTGGTGGCGCTCGCCGGGGCGACCGGCAGCGGCAAGTCCTCGCTGTTCAACGCGCTCGTCGGCGCGCCCGTGGCGAAGGTCGGCGTCACCCGGCCCACCACCGCCGCGGCCCAGGCGGCGGTGTGGGACCCGGAGGGCGCCGGGCCGCTGCTCGACTGGCTCCAGGTGCCGCGCCGCCACGTCGTCGACCCGTCCGCCCACCCGGCCGAGCGGGAGCCGGGCGGGCTCATCCTGCTCGACCTGCCCGACCACGACTCGATCGAGGCGTCCCACCGGCTCGAGGTGAACCGGCTCGTCGGGCTCGTCGACCTGCTGGTGTGGGTGCTCGACCCGCAGAAGTACGCCGACGCGGCGGTGCACGAGCGCTACCTGCGCCCGCTCGCCCGGCACGGCGACGTCACCGTGGTCGTGCTCAACCAGATCGACCGGCTGCCCCCGCACGCCGTCGACGCCTGCCTCGCCGACCTGCGCCGCCTGCTCGCCGAGGACGGGCTGGAGCGGGTACGGCTCGTCGCCGCCTCGGCGGTGACCGGGGCGGGCCTGCCCGACCTGCGGTGGATGCTCGCCGCCTCGGTGTCCCGGCGGCGCGCCTGGGCCGACCGGCTCGCCGCGGACGCCGCGCTCGCCGCCGCCGCGCTCGACCGGGCGGCGGGGCCGCCGCCGGAGCGGGGGCCCGCGCAGTGGTGGCAGCTCGCCGCCGCCACCGGCGGCCGCGCCGACGGGCGGGGCGGCGAGCGGACCGCCCGGCCGGACGCGGTGGCCGGGTGCGCCCCGCCGCTCACCGCGGCGCTCGCCGAGGCGGCCGGGGTGCCGCTCGTGGTCGAGGCGGTGGCGAAGGCGCACCGCCACCGCGCGGTGGCCGCCACCGGCTGGCCGGTCACCCGTGGCCTGCGCCGGCTGCGGCCGGACCCGCTGCGCCGCCTCCGCCTCGCCACCGGCGCCTCCGGCCGGTCGGCCGACCGCACCTCGCTCCCGCCCGCCTCCGCGGTGCAGCGGTCCCGGGTGGAGACCGCGATCCGGGACGTGGCCGAGCGCGCCGCGGAGGGGCTGCCCGCCCCGTGGGCCGCCGCGGTACGGCGGGCCGCCACCTCGCGGCTCGCCGAGCTGCCCGACGCGCTCGACCACGCGGTCGCCACCGGCTGGGGCGAGGCGCGGCCGCCGCGCTGGTGGCGGATCGTGGGCGCCTGGCAGTGGCTGCTTCTCGCCGTTGCGGCCGCGGGCCTGCTGTGGCTGCTCGGCCTGTTCGCGCTCGACTGGCTGCGGCTGCCCGCCCCGCCGACGCCGACGCTCGGCGAGCTGCCCTGGCCGACCGTGCTCTTCCTCGGCGGGGTGCTCGCCGGGCTGCTCACCGCGCTCGCCGCCCGCCTCACCGCCTGGGCGGGCGGCCGCCGCCGGGCCCGCCGTACCGCCCGGCTGCTGCACGCGGCCATGCGGCGCGTCGGCCGCGACCTGGTGCTCGCCCCGGTCGCGGCCGAACTCGAGCGCCACCGCCGCTTCGCCCGCCACGTGGCCGTCGCCAAGTCGGCCTGA
- a CDS encoding nucleoside hydrolase: protein MDHQSPVPVVLDCDPGHDDMFAILLAAAHPGIDLLAVTTVAGNGPLDKVTHNALRICTAAGLHGIPVAAGADRALAGGQDTAPRIHGDSALDGTELPEPEIPLAADDAVTVTARLLETASRPVTIAATGPLTNVASLLRDRPDLTEKIERIVFMGGSTGRGNRTPLAEFNIWADPEAADIVLRSGLPLLMCGLDVTHQALAGPEVFARLRAIGGGLAATCAASLEFYGNAYREVYGMPAPPLHDPVAIAAIVAPEVVRCVEAPVAVELTGEHTRGATVVDLYRVTGARPNAQVALELDRERFWDLMLDAVRTLADRPVTADRPPAERRSG, encoded by the coding sequence ATGGACCACCAGAGCCCGGTGCCGGTCGTGCTCGACTGCGACCCCGGTCACGACGACATGTTCGCCATCCTGCTCGCCGCCGCCCACCCCGGCATCGACCTGCTCGCCGTGACGACGGTGGCGGGCAACGGGCCGCTCGACAAGGTCACACACAACGCCCTGCGCATCTGCACCGCGGCCGGGCTCCACGGCATCCCCGTGGCGGCGGGCGCCGACCGCGCGCTCGCCGGCGGCCAGGACACCGCCCCGCGCATCCACGGGGACAGCGCGCTCGACGGCACCGAGCTGCCCGAGCCGGAGATCCCGCTCGCCGCCGACGACGCCGTCACCGTGACCGCGCGCCTGCTCGAGACCGCGTCCCGCCCGGTGACGATCGCCGCGACCGGCCCGCTCACCAACGTCGCCTCGCTGCTGCGCGACCGCCCCGACCTCACGGAGAAGATCGAGCGGATCGTGTTCATGGGCGGCAGCACGGGCCGGGGCAACCGTACCCCGCTCGCCGAGTTCAACATCTGGGCGGACCCCGAGGCGGCCGACATCGTGCTGCGCAGCGGGCTGCCGCTGCTCATGTGCGGCCTCGACGTGACCCACCAGGCGCTCGCCGGGCCGGAGGTGTTCGCCCGGCTGCGCGCCATCGGCGGCGGCCTGGCCGCCACGTGCGCCGCGTCGCTCGAGTTCTACGGCAACGCCTACCGGGAGGTGTACGGCATGCCGGCGCCGCCGCTGCACGACCCGGTGGCGATCGCCGCGATCGTCGCGCCCGAGGTGGTGCGGTGCGTCGAGGCGCCGGTCGCGGTGGAGCTGACCGGCGAGCACACCCGCGGCGCGACCGTGGTCGACCTGTACCGGGTGACCGGCGCCCGGCCGAACGCGCAGGTCGCCCTCGAACTCGACCGTGAACGTTTCTGGGACCTCATGCTCGACGCCGTGCGGACGCTCGCCGACCGGCCGGTCACCGCGGATCGCCCGCCCGCGGAGCGGAGATCAGGCTAG
- a CDS encoding DUF488 domain-containing protein, with the protein MVNRIGFRRIYEEPAPEDGTRVLVDRVWPRGLRKENAPFDEWLRDVAPSTELRRWYGHDPARFDEFCRRYLDELADPARREALGHLRDLATRGPLTLLTATRDAEHSQAAVLADWLAHAPASGRRGAP; encoded by the coding sequence ATGGTGAACCGCATCGGCTTCCGCAGGATCTACGAGGAGCCCGCGCCGGAGGACGGCACCCGGGTGCTCGTCGACCGGGTGTGGCCGCGCGGCCTGCGCAAGGAGAACGCGCCCTTCGACGAGTGGCTGCGCGACGTCGCCCCGTCGACCGAGCTGCGCCGCTGGTACGGCCACGATCCGGCCCGCTTCGACGAGTTCTGCCGCCGCTACCTCGACGAGCTCGCCGACCCCGCCCGACGCGAGGCGCTCGGCCACCTCCGCGACCTCGCCACGCGCGGCCCGCTCACCCTGCTCACCGCCACCCGGGACGCCGAACACAGCCAGGCCGCCGTGCTCGCCGACTGGCTCGCCCACGCGCCCGCCTCCGGTCGGCGCGGCGCTCCCTAG